CATTATGACAGATCGTGAGATTGCTGATAAAGTCTATCTAGAACCATTGACGGTTGATGCCGTTTCGCGAATTATTCATCAAGAATATCCAGATGCTATTTTACCAACTTTAGGGGGACAAGTTGGACTTAATATGGCATTATCATTAGCTGAAACTGGTATTTTGGACGAATTAAATATTGAACTTTTAGGAACCAAACTAGCTTCGATTGAGCAAGCTGAAGACCGGGAAAAATTCAAGCAACTTTGCCAATCCTTGGGCGAACCAGTCCCTGCATCTAAAAGTGTCAAGACGGTTACTGATGCTTTAGATTTTGGTGAAGAAATTGGCTATCCGATTATTGTACGGCCAGCCTTTACCATGGGTGGTACCGGCGGCGGTATCTGCAATAATCGCGATGAACTGACGCAAATAGTTAAGAATGGATTAGAACTTTCACCAGTCACCGAATGTTTAATTGAACGTTCGATTGCAGGTTATAAAGAGATTGAATTTGAAGTGATGCGTGATAGTAGCGATAACGCCATGATTGTCTGTTGTATGGAAAACTTTGATCCAGTGGGGATTCATACAGGTGACTCAATTGTGTTTTCGCCATCACAAACCTTGTCGGATAAGGAATATCAGATGTTACGTGATTGCTCATTGCGGCTAATCCGGGCTTTAAAAATCGAAGGTGGTTGCAATGTCCAACTAGCATTAGATCCTAATAGTTTTAATTATGATGTGATTGAAGTTAATCCGCGGGTATCACGTTCGTCAGCGTTAGCCTCAAAAGCTACGGGTTATCCAATTGCCAAAATGGCAGCTAAAATTGCCGTTGGTCTTACTTTAGATGAAATTAAAAATCCGGTTACTGGAACAACCTTTGCGGAGTTTGAACCAGCTCTAGATTACGTAGTCTGCAAAATTCCGCGCTGGCCGTTTGATAAGTTTACTCAGGCTGATCGGCAACTTAGTACGCAGATGAAGGCGACCGGAGAAGTCATGGCAATTGGTCGCAGCGCTGAAGAAGCCTTGCAAAAGGCGGTTCGTTCGCTTGAAATTGACGAAAAGGATTTATACTCGCCTACTGCTCATCAAGCAAGTGATGAAGCATTAACTAAAAAGTTAGTTAAGGTTGAAGACGATCGACTATTTTATTTGGCAGAAGCGTTTCGCCGTGGCTATTCACTGGCTGAATTACATGAATTAACCAAAATTAATTTTTATTTTCTAGATATTGTGCAGCATTTGGTTGAATTAGAACAAGAAATTGCTAGTCATCCACAGGATGTAGCTACTTTAACGACTGCCAAAAGGTATGGTTTTAGTGACCAGACGATTGCAAATTTATGGCACGAAAAGCCTGATCAAGTGCGGCAACTGCGCTATGATAATAAATTGTTGCCAGTTTATAAATTGGTGGATACCTGCGCGGCTGAATTTGCTTCACAGACACCGTATTTTTATTCGACTTATGATTTTGAAAATGAAAGTCACCAATCAGACAAAAAATCAGTGCTTGTAGTTGGCTCTGGACCAATCAGAATTGGTCAAGGAGTTGAATTTGATTATGCTACGGTTCACTGTGTCAAAGCCTTGCAAAGCTTAGGCTATGAAGCAATTGTTATCAATTCTAACCCGGAAACAGTTTCAACGGATTTTTCGATTTCTGATAAATTATATTTTGAACCGTTAACGCTTGAAGATGTCTTGAATGTCTGCGAT
This DNA window, taken from Lactobacillus sp. ESL0684, encodes the following:
- the carB gene encoding carbamoyl-phosphate synthase large subunit; this encodes MPKRTDIHKIMVIGSGPIIIGQAAEFDYSGTQACLALREEGYEVVLVNSNPATIMTDREIADKVYLEPLTVDAVSRIIHQEYPDAILPTLGGQVGLNMALSLAETGILDELNIELLGTKLASIEQAEDREKFKQLCQSLGEPVPASKSVKTVTDALDFGEEIGYPIIVRPAFTMGGTGGGICNNRDELTQIVKNGLELSPVTECLIERSIAGYKEIEFEVMRDSSDNAMIVCCMENFDPVGIHTGDSIVFSPSQTLSDKEYQMLRDCSLRLIRALKIEGGCNVQLALDPNSFNYDVIEVNPRVSRSSALASKATGYPIAKMAAKIAVGLTLDEIKNPVTGTTFAEFEPALDYVVCKIPRWPFDKFTQADRQLSTQMKATGEVMAIGRSAEEALQKAVRSLEIDEKDLYSPTAHQASDEALTKKLVKVEDDRLFYLAEAFRRGYSLAELHELTKINFYFLDIVQHLVELEQEIASHPQDVATLTTAKRYGFSDQTIANLWHEKPDQVRQLRYDNKLLPVYKLVDTCAAEFASQTPYFYSTYDFENESHQSDKKSVLVVGSGPIRIGQGVEFDYATVHCVKALQSLGYEAIVINSNPETVSTDFSISDKLYFEPLTLEDVLNVCDLEQPVGVIIQFGGQTAINLAAGLEQHGVKILGTSLQDLDRAEDRELFDNAVKDLNLKQPQGITATTHAQVLQAAEQLGYPVLVRPSYVLGGKAMEIVYNQTELEDYLNQHADIASSHPILVDDYLDGRECDVDAICDGERVLIPGIMEHIEHAGVHSGDSMAVYPAQTFTPEIKQKIAQITKQLALKLNCRGIMNLQLIERDGEIYIIEVNPRASRTVPFLSKITDIEMAQVATRVIMGQSLAQQGYADGLAAEPKMISVKAPVFSFSKLADVDSYLGPEMKSTGEVMGSDISFPKALYKAFAGANMVIPDNGNVLLTIEDRDKEAILPIAQKFAQIGYRLFATKGTAAFLENNGLQVSVVNKLGENDQHNVATSLKNGQFDLVINTMGHDVAKNSDGFIIRQVAIQQNVPLITSLDTAQALLTALENRSFSTTSL